One segment of Candidatus Thermoplasmatota archaeon DNA contains the following:
- a CDS encoding ABC transporter ATP-binding protein — MTRLLPSNGEIVGGEIVFDGTLIGRADFPTELAEVLKEPLWLPETRALVERKLKKLSVPEDESSTIESMRHLEQESACVEDVSAILNDASLSEEEIKAELAAIVHDELSSFFAKRRRRRFNREVEEKMSDIRWSKISMIFQGAMNAFNPVYKVGDQIVEALLEHEDMTKDEAKERVLELFDMVGLERSRVTGYPHEYSGGMRQRAIIAMSLACNPQLVIADEPTTALDVIMQDRILGEIRRLQRELHIAMMIITHDISVVAEVAETIGIMYAGKLFEFGDIVSIFEQSANPYTIGLTGAFPSIKGERKKLIAIPGSPPDLSEPPHGCRFHPRCRFAQEICRREEPASIEVAENHWSLCHFAKDIYSGKLT; from the coding sequence ATCACTAGGCTCCTCCCTTCCAACGGGGAGATTGTGGGTGGCGAGATAGTCTTCGACGGCACGCTCATAGGCAGGGCAGACTTCCCGACCGAGCTCGCCGAGGTTCTGAAGGAGCCTCTGTGGCTTCCGGAGACAAGGGCTCTCGTCGAGAGGAAACTGAAGAAGCTTTCGGTCCCTGAAGATGAATCCTCCACAATAGAGTCGATGAGACACCTCGAACAGGAGAGCGCCTGCGTGGAAGATGTCAGCGCCATTCTGAACGACGCGAGCCTTTCCGAGGAAGAGATAAAAGCGGAGCTCGCGGCGATTGTGCATGATGAGCTGTCCAGCTTCTTTGCCAAGAGGAGGCGGAGACGATTCAACCGGGAAGTCGAGGAGAAGATGTCGGACATCAGGTGGAGCAAGATATCGATGATTTTCCAGGGTGCCATGAACGCCTTCAACCCAGTTTACAAGGTCGGAGACCAGATAGTGGAGGCTCTTCTGGAGCACGAGGACATGACAAAGGACGAGGCGAAGGAAAGGGTTCTGGAGCTCTTCGATATGGTCGGCCTCGAGAGGTCGCGAGTCACCGGTTATCCTCACGAGTATAGCGGTGGCATGAGGCAGAGGGCAATCATAGCCATGTCGCTGGCGTGCAATCCTCAGCTGGTAATCGCCGACGAGCCGACGACGGCGCTGGATGTGATAATGCAGGACAGAATCCTCGGGGAAATCAGGCGCTTGCAAAGGGAACTCCACATCGCGATGATGATCATCACTCACGACATATCCGTCGTTGCCGAGGTCGCAGAGACGATAGGCATCATGTACGCGGGCAAGCTGTTCGAGTTTGGGGACATCGTCTCGATATTCGAGCAATCTGCGAATCCCTACACGATAGGTCTCACGGGCGCGTTCCCGAGCATCAAGGGGGAGAGGAAGAAGCTGATAGCCATCCCTGGTTCCCCGCCTGATTTGTCGGAGCCGCCTCACGGGTGCAGATTCCACCCGAGGTGCAGGTTCGCTCAGGAGATATGTCGCAGGGAGGAGCCCGCGAGCATTGAGGTCGCAGAGAACCACTGGTCTCTCTGCCACTTCGCCAAGGATATTTATTCGGGTAAGCTGACATGA
- a CDS encoding ABC transporter permease: LLFGGDDYQPSELWNISNSDWAPVNMAGLPMVRKNSPEASPAIYLEDGEKDGEYLVFNGGGNLGHVYTENGTSVWSGGGYIKADGTIHVGDEWSTAPIFSQLDGDIPALIYLSTSNGFLHALHMEDGRAYDPWAIVPPGETEPDGQVNPQNNITGIMVRKTLAEPDGGVLTRPEPWGSYIYVGSDTGIFYSVRRDRTGTLYAGTIRGKFEAPVAPGERFIFNTPASFLLGSDVIQITGFNDNGTENDWTDDMSTIYSLNTDGSVSWKQTFDARINGPLTIWKDEQGSGHLHRSVFAGLTNGEIQVYSSNGEYLAPLPPTWMVSVPSGNTYWLGTDNQGRDLYSQWMWGTRVALTVGLLAAFFSISIGVIVGLVSGYSGGKTDSVLMRFTDVILVLPGLPLVIILAAVLGAGIWNIILVISIVGWPGTARVIRSEVLSLKERPFIDSARVTGASNIRIMFKHIAPNVLPLAFLFMTFAVSGAILTEAALSFIGLGDVNTPSWGQMLQLIQQSNVLGSWWWLMPPGIGITFLSLAFYLIGRGYEQIVNPRLRAR, encoded by the coding sequence TGAGAAAGAACTCACCGGAGGCATCGCCTGCCATCTATTTGGAGGATGGGGAGAAGGACGGGGAGTATCTGGTCTTCAACGGTGGAGGAAACCTCGGTCATGTGTATACGGAGAACGGAACGTCTGTTTGGAGTGGCGGCGGCTATATCAAAGCCGACGGGACGATACACGTGGGAGACGAATGGTCGACAGCCCCCATCTTCTCTCAACTTGATGGAGACATTCCTGCCCTGATATATCTCTCGACAAGCAATGGCTTCTTGCATGCGTTACATATGGAAGATGGCAGGGCCTACGACCCCTGGGCGATTGTCCCCCCGGGGGAGACGGAGCCAGACGGACAAGTGAATCCGCAGAACAACATAACAGGTATAATGGTCCGCAAGACGCTTGCTGAACCCGACGGAGGCGTTCTCACCAGGCCCGAGCCTTGGGGTTCATACATATATGTAGGATCGGACACTGGGATTTTCTACTCCGTACGGAGGGACAGAACCGGAACTCTCTACGCAGGCACTATCCGCGGCAAGTTTGAGGCTCCCGTTGCGCCAGGCGAGAGATTCATATTCAACACGCCAGCGAGCTTTCTCCTGGGATCCGATGTCATTCAGATAACCGGGTTCAACGACAACGGTACCGAGAACGATTGGACTGACGACATGAGCACGATATACTCCCTGAACACCGACGGCAGTGTCTCATGGAAGCAGACGTTTGACGCGAGGATAAACGGACCTCTCACGATTTGGAAGGATGAGCAGGGTTCTGGACACCTTCACAGGAGCGTATTCGCCGGGCTGACCAATGGAGAAATCCAGGTCTATTCCTCAAACGGGGAATACCTGGCCCCTCTGCCGCCAACATGGATGGTATCAGTTCCGAGCGGGAACACCTACTGGTTGGGAACGGATAACCAGGGGAGGGACCTCTACAGTCAGTGGATGTGGGGAACCAGGGTGGCTCTGACGGTTGGTCTGTTGGCCGCGTTCTTCTCCATATCGATCGGTGTGATTGTCGGCCTCGTCTCTGGCTACAGCGGCGGTAAGACCGACTCGGTGCTGATGAGGTTCACGGACGTCATTCTCGTTCTGCCTGGACTTCCGCTCGTCATCATCCTGGCGGCCGTGCTCGGTGCTGGGATATGGAACATCATTCTCGTCATATCAATCGTGGGCTGGCCAGGGACCGCCAGGGTCATCAGATCGGAGGTCCTGTCGCTCAAAGAGAGGCCGTTCATAGACTCCGCTCGGGTCACGGGCGCTAGCAATATCAGGATAATGTTCAAGCACATCGCCCCGAACGTCCTTCCGTTGGCCTTCCTGTTCATGACGTTTGCAGTCAGCGGGGCGATCCTCACAGAGGCGGCCCTGAGCTTCATCGGTCTCGGAGACGTCAACACGCCAAGCTGGGGGCAGATGCTCCAGCTCATCCAACAGTCCAATGTCCTCGGGTCTTGGTGGTGGTTGATGCCGCCAGGTATAGGCATTACGTTCCTCTCGCTCGCGTTCTATCTCATCGGTAGAGGGTACGAGCAGATTGTCAACCCGCGTCTGAGGGCGAGGTGA